The Desulfallas thermosapovorans DSM 6562 region CATTAACTTCGATCAAATTTTTGAAGGCGCCATAGAACCGGGCAAGGAGCCCAAGAAGCTGTTCAAGGAAGCTTATGAGGGCACCATTACCGCCCTTAGCTACGCTGAGATTTTGTTAAATCAGGCTATCCGTACCTACGGCAAGGACCATCCCGTGGGATATCCCGATACAGCTTACTACCTGCCGGTCATCCGCTGCCTGAGTGGTGAAGAAATCAAGACCCTGGGCGATATGGTACCGGTATTGAACCGGATGCGTAATGCCGTCAAAGAAGAGAAAACCTTTGCCAACGCCCGCAAGTGGGGCGAAGCAACCTGGTACGCCGCCGATATCATCGAAGCAATCAGGTACATTAAGAATACTCCGGAAAACCCGCTGCACGTTGCTCCCTGGACTGGATTCATCGGTGACCCCGTGGTGCGCCAGTACGGCACCAAAATGGTGGACTGGACCATTCCCGGTGAAGCTGTCATCCTGGGCCGGGCCAAGGACAGCAAGTCAGCCAAGAAAATAGTGGACAGCCTGATGGCCAAAGGTCTAATGCTGTTCTTATGCGATGAAATAATTGAGCAGTTACTGGAGGAAGGCGTCAAGCTAGGTGTGGACTACATCGCATACCCGCTGGGCAACTTCACCCAGGTGGTACACGCCGCCAACTACGCCCTGCGGGCCGGTATGATGTTCGGCGGTATCAAACCCGGCGACTATGACGCCCAGCGCGATTACCAGCGCCGCCGCGTGCTGGCCTTCATCCTGTACCTGGGCGAGCATGATATGGTCAAAACCGCAGCCGCTATGGGTGCCATCAACGTGGGCTTCCCGGTCATCACCGACCAGGAACTGCCCGAAGACAAGCAAATTAAAGACTGGTTCATCAGCGAGCCCGACTACGACAAAATCGTCCAAACCTGCCTTGAAGTACGGGGCATCAAAATTACCACTGTGGATATCGACGTACCCATCACCGTGGGTCCCGCCTTTGAAGGCGAATCCATCCGCAAGAAAGACATGTACGTGGAATTCGGCGGCACCAAAACCCCCGGCTTCGAGCTGGTACGTATGGGTGACGATACCATCGAAGACGGCAAAATTGAGCTGGTGGGACCGGATATCGATACTGTGGCCGAAGGTGGCAGAATGCCCCTGGGTATTGTAGTGGACGTTTACGGTCGCAAAATGCAGGAAGACTTTGAACCCGTGTTGGAGCGCCGCATTCACTACTTCACCAACTACGGCGAAGGTTTGTGGCACGTAGCCCAGCGGGATATTATGTGGGTACGAATCAGTAAAGATGCCTATGCCAAGGGCTTCCGCCTCAAGCATATCGGTGAAATACTGTACGCCAAATTCAAGTCCGAATTCTCCTCTATCGTAGACCGGATTGCTGTAACAATTTACAGTGATGAACAAAAAGTACTGGAAATGCGGGAAGTAGCACGGGAATACTACAAGAGGCGTGACGACCGCCTCAAGGAACTGCGGGATGAGAAAGTGGACACCTTCTATTCCTGCACCCTGTGCCAGAGCTTTGCGCCCACCCACGTGTGCGTCATCGCCCCCGAGCGGGTCGGCCTGTGCGGCGCGGTGAGCTGGCTGGATGCCAAGGCGGCTTATGAAATTAACCCGCACGGTGCTAACCAGCCCATTCCCAAGGAAGGCGTCATTGACGATGTCAAGGGCCAGTGGAAGTCCTTCAACGAATTTACCTATAACAACTCGCAACGCAACATTGAAGCTGTTAACTTCTACACCATCATGGAATACCCGATGACCTCCTGCGGCTGCTTCGAATGTATCCTGGCCATGGTGCCCGAGTGCAACGGCTTCATGGTGGTTAACCGGGAGCATGGCGGCATGACCCCGTCCGGTATGACCTTCTCCACCCTGGCCGGTACCATCGGCGGCGGTGCCCAGATGCCCGGCTTCATGGGTATCGGTAAATCATACCTGGCTTCACCCAAGTTTGTACCCGCCGACGGCGGCCTGGGCAGGCTGGTCTGGATGCCCAAGGCACTGAAGGAAGAGTTGCGGACCGCCTTGGAGGAAGCTGCTGAAAACGCCGGTT contains the following coding sequences:
- the acsB gene encoding acetyl-CoA decarbonylase/synthase complex subunit alpha/beta, coding for MSEAINFDQIFEGAIEPGKEPKKLFKEAYEGTITALSYAEILLNQAIRTYGKDHPVGYPDTAYYLPVIRCLSGEEIKTLGDMVPVLNRMRNAVKEEKTFANARKWGEATWYAADIIEAIRYIKNTPENPLHVAPWTGFIGDPVVRQYGTKMVDWTIPGEAVILGRAKDSKSAKKIVDSLMAKGLMLFLCDEIIEQLLEEGVKLGVDYIAYPLGNFTQVVHAANYALRAGMMFGGIKPGDYDAQRDYQRRRVLAFILYLGEHDMVKTAAAMGAINVGFPVITDQELPEDKQIKDWFISEPDYDKIVQTCLEVRGIKITTVDIDVPITVGPAFEGESIRKKDMYVEFGGTKTPGFELVRMGDDTIEDGKIELVGPDIDTVAEGGRMPLGIVVDVYGRKMQEDFEPVLERRIHYFTNYGEGLWHVAQRDIMWVRISKDAYAKGFRLKHIGEILYAKFKSEFSSIVDRIAVTIYSDEQKVLEMREVAREYYKRRDDRLKELRDEKVDTFYSCTLCQSFAPTHVCVIAPERVGLCGAVSWLDAKAAYEINPHGANQPIPKEGVIDDVKGQWKSFNEFTYNNSQRNIEAVNFYTIMEYPMTSCGCFECILAMVPECNGFMVVNREHGGMTPSGMTFSTLAGTIGGGAQMPGFMGIGKSYLASPKFVPADGGLGRLVWMPKALKEELRTALEEAAENAG